The following proteins come from a genomic window of Streptomyces sp. NBC_00539:
- a CDS encoding IS481 family transposase, with translation MSHRNARLTVFGRRLLVERVLAGRPVAHVAAEMGISRATAHKWVRRWRTEGNAGLHDRSSRPRSTPHRTPPSTEAQVCDLRRSRKLGPARIGPILGLPASTVHRILTRHSLHRLAWLDRPTGEPIRRYERARPGELVHVDIKKLGNIPHGGGWRAVGRTDGDHNRQATTTQRKNSTPVIGYSYVHSAVDDHSRLAYSEVLTNERQETAAGFWQRAHAFFTAHGITVERVLTDNGACYKSKLFTQTLTAAGITHKKIRPYRPQTNGKVERFNRTLLDEWAYQRPYTSTSERTAALTDFLHTYNHHRCHTALDGHPPITRVNNAASQYT, from the coding sequence GTGTCCCACCGTAATGCCCGGTTGACTGTCTTCGGTAGGCGGCTACTGGTCGAACGTGTCCTCGCCGGGCGTCCGGTCGCCCATGTGGCGGCCGAGATGGGCATATCGCGGGCCACCGCCCACAAATGGGTCCGCCGCTGGCGAACGGAAGGCAACGCCGGGCTTCACGATCGCTCCAGCCGCCCCCGCTCGACCCCCCACAGGACGCCGCCCTCGACCGAGGCCCAAGTCTGTGACCTGCGACGAAGCCGCAAACTCGGCCCCGCACGAATCGGCCCGATCCTCGGCCTGCCCGCCTCGACCGTCCACCGGATCCTGACCCGGCACAGCCTGCACCGCCTGGCCTGGCTGGACCGGCCCACCGGAGAGCCGATCAGGCGATACGAGCGTGCCCGGCCCGGCGAGCTGGTCCATGTCGACATCAAGAAGCTCGGCAACATCCCCCACGGCGGCGGCTGGCGGGCAGTGGGCCGAACTGACGGCGACCACAACCGTCAGGCCACCACCACCCAGCGCAAAAACAGTACGCCAGTGATCGGCTACAGCTACGTCCACTCCGCCGTCGACGACCACTCCCGCCTTGCCTACAGCGAAGTCCTCACCAACGAACGGCAGGAGACCGCCGCCGGCTTCTGGCAACGGGCTCACGCCTTCTTCACCGCCCACGGCATCACCGTCGAACGCGTCCTGACCGACAACGGCGCCTGCTACAAGTCGAAACTCTTCACCCAGACCCTGACCGCGGCCGGCATCACCCACAAGAAGATCAGGCCCTACCGGCCCCAGACCAACGGCAAGGTCGAACGCTTCAACCGCACCCTCCTGGACGAATGGGCCTACCAGCGGCCCTACACCAGTACCAGCGAGCGAACCGCAGCCCTGACAGACTTCCTCCACACCTACAACCACCACCGCTGCCACACCGCACTCGACGGACACCCACCCATCACCCGTGTGAACAACGCTGCGAGTCAATACACCTAG
- a CDS encoding outer membrane protein assembly factor BamB family protein, whose amino-acid sequence MIATVLWERELHQRGGTSAFVVGPDCVVLHERHTRLVCLERTDGAVRWDVPLGTWPRGIVLVGDRVLGLPQAPNLLSCIDLRTGATLWSAPTPRWTGNLAVHSDTVVIGGWRGYTPMSGLDLADGSLRWTTQSPVASVRTLAWAGGVLTGSGSEAVLLDPADGSDLARWRLPTPTAASGGWDPTAGR is encoded by the coding sequence ATGATCGCCACAGTGCTCTGGGAGCGCGAACTGCACCAGCGGGGCGGCACTTCCGCTTTCGTCGTGGGGCCGGACTGTGTCGTCCTGCACGAACGGCACACCCGGCTGGTCTGCCTGGAGCGCACCGACGGCGCGGTGCGCTGGGACGTCCCGCTCGGTACCTGGCCGCGCGGGATCGTCCTCGTGGGGGACCGCGTGCTGGGGTTGCCGCAAGCACCGAACCTGCTGTCCTGCATCGATCTGCGGACGGGTGCGACGCTGTGGAGCGCCCCGACACCGAGGTGGACGGGGAACCTCGCGGTCCACTCGGACACGGTGGTGATAGGCGGTTGGCGCGGCTACACCCCGATGAGTGGCCTGGACCTCGCCGACGGGAGCCTCCGGTGGACGACACAGTCGCCGGTGGCGTCCGTACGAACTCTCGCGTGGGCCGGCGGGGTGCTGACCGGCAGCGGGTCCGAGGCGGTGCTCCTCGATCCGGCCGACGGGAGCGACCTGGCGCGGTGGCGGCTGCCTACGCCAACGGCGGCATCCGGCGGTTGGGACCCGACGGCCGGACGGTAG
- a CDS encoding YoaK family protein: MTPTRRRRGILLPLAALLFPPEPGGARSPHEVLAPLLIVLTFVSGVVDAVSYLGLRHVFVANMTGNVVFLGFALAGDRSLSAPDSLLALGAFLAGAAAAGRLRRATGAARMFAPLVGVQTLLVGGALALSAAGGGPPGMIALLALGMGLQNAVVHRLSIPDLTTTVVTRALTGLAADRWGPAPLRRLVTVVALLLGALAGALLTLRHGAAWALALAVALLACVVLARARESGESAADGPG, translated from the coding sequence ATGACCCCCACCCGGCGCCGACGCGGGATCCTGCTGCCGCTGGCCGCGCTGCTGTTCCCGCCGGAGCCGGGCGGGGCGCGGTCCCCGCACGAGGTGTTGGCGCCGCTGCTGATCGTCCTCACCTTCGTGAGCGGTGTCGTCGACGCGGTGAGCTACCTCGGGCTCAGGCACGTATTCGTGGCCAACATGACGGGCAACGTCGTCTTCCTCGGCTTCGCGCTGGCCGGGGACCGGTCCCTGTCGGCCCCCGATTCCCTATTGGCCCTGGGCGCCTTCCTGGCCGGCGCCGCCGCGGCCGGGCGACTGCGGCGCGCCACCGGGGCCGCCCGGATGTTCGCGCCGCTCGTCGGAGTGCAGACCCTGCTTGTGGGCGGCGCGCTCGCGCTGAGCGCGGCCGGCGGCGGACCTCCGGGCATGATCGCCTTGCTCGCGCTCGGAATGGGGCTCCAGAACGCCGTCGTGCACCGGCTGTCCATCCCCGATCTGACCACCACCGTCGTCACCAGGGCCCTGACCGGTCTGGCAGCCGACCGGTGGGGGCCGGCGCCGCTGCGCCGGCTCGTGACGGTCGTGGCCCTGCTGCTCGGAGCCCTCGCCGGCGCGCTGCTGACGCTCCGCCACGGCGCCGCGTGGGCCCTGGCCCTGGCCGTCGCGCTGCTGGCCTGCGTGGTCCTGGCCAGGGCCCGGGAGAGCGGCGAGAGCGCCGCCGACGGCCCGGGGTGA